The DNA region GAGGTGGGCGGTGACCAGTTCGTCGCCATCCGGTGTGGTCTGCAGAGCGACCCAGACGAGGCTCACCTGCGGGCTGCCATCGGGGTTGAGGGTGACGAGGGTGGCGTCGGCCCCGGTGCCGATGAGGTCGCGGGCGGCGTCGTTGAGTCTCATGGAGCTATCTACCGTGCGGCGTCGTGATTAATTCCCTCAGGAGGTCTTGAGTTCGTCCACGGCGCGGTAGGCGGCGTCGAAGATTTTGTCGATCACGCCAATGCGTCCAGAGCGGCCAGCAGATCGCTTTCGAAGCGCTCCCAGTCGAGGCCCATCCCGTGCAGCACTCCGCCGTCATCTTCTTCTTCGTGCAACGCGAGCAGCAGATGCTCGGTGCCGATGAAGTTGTGTCCCAACCGTAGGGCCTGGCGGAAGGTCAATTCGAGTGCCTTTTTGGCGCGCGGGTCGAACGGGATGAGCGCGGGGACCTCGTCGGTTCTCGGCGGCAGCGCGACGGTGGCTGCGACCGCGGTGACGTCGATGCCCTGGGCGGCGACGAGGTGGGCGGCCAGACCGGTCGGGTCGGCGAACAGGCCCAGGATCAGGTGTGCGGGTTGGATCAACGGGTTGCCGGCTTCATGGGCACGGTGCTGGGCTTGGACCACGACGTTGCGCGCCCGCTCGGTGAACCGGCTGAATCCGGCGTTGGGGTCCAGGGTGTCGGGGTTGTCGGGGGTCCTGGGGACGAATCGTTTCTGCGCCGCCTGTTTGGTGACACCCATGCACTGGCCGATCTCGGTCCACGAGGCGCCGGATCGGC from Mycobacterium sp. DL includes:
- a CDS encoding Clp protease N-terminal domain-containing protein, with protein sequence MSAKITHPVRLDDLIDVITQVHDQPLDQLTDAVLAAQALGEVADHLIGHFVDQARRSGASWTEIGQCMGVTKQAAQKRFVPRTPDNPDTLDPNAGFSRFTERARNVVVQAQHRAHEAGNPLIQPAHLILGLFADPTGLAAHLVAAQGIDVTAVAATVALPPRTDEVPALIPFDPRAKKALELTFRQALRLGHNFIGTEHLLLALHEEEDDGGVLHGMGLDWERFESDLLAALDALA